A single genomic interval of Spinacia oleracea cultivar Varoflay chromosome 6, BTI_SOV_V1, whole genome shotgun sequence harbors:
- the LOC110778788 gene encoding protein ENHANCED DISEASE RESISTANCE 2-like isoform X1 translates to MGGCVSTTHSRVAPHRKKYTRRSRKCRGKLSTIIGDAPIKRKSVSDTGSRISVSEFVQIDFEKGGTTTCRRSEVSNKSFHLTQVHWNHVDENGVCQEEAWFDSVSILESESDDDFISVFGDGKILNLSNLWSGAHMLRPQAGLLIPCANGDEKALPGSWSAISPSVFRVRGESYFKDKQKHVAEGYCPYTPIGVDLFACSQKISHIAQHIELPTAQGNSKLPPLLIVNIQMPTYAPSMFLGDSDGEGISLVLYFKLSDKIDQEIPSDFIDSIKRLVDNESEKLKSVVPYRERLKILSGVVNPEDLQLSSTEKRLLNAYKDKPVLSRPQHDFFKGPDYFEIDIDVHRFSYVSRKALESLRERLKAGILDLGLTIQAQKPEELPEKVLCCMRLNKLDFVNCGQIPTLMTLNDD, encoded by the exons ATGGGTGGATGTGTATCGACTACACACTCTAGAGTTGCTCCTCACAGGAAGAAGTACACTCGAAGGTCAAGGAAATGTCGTGGAAAGTTGAGCACAATCATAGGGGATGCTCCTATAAAAAGGAAATCAGTTAGTGATACAGGAAGCCGCATATCGGTGAGCGAGTTTGTTCAAATTGACTTTGAAAAGGGAGGCACCACTACTTGCAGGAGATCCGAGGTTTCTAATAAATCCTTCCATTTAACTCAGGTGCATTGGAACCATGTCGATGAAAATG GAGTCTGCCAGGAAGAAGCATGGTTTGATTCAGTGAGCATACTAGAATCTGAATCTGACGATGATTTTATCAGTGTTTTCGGAG ATGGAAAAATACTCAACCTGTCAAACCTGTGGTCAGGTGCACACATGTTACGTCCCCAAGCAGGATTGTTGATTCCTTGTGCAAATGGTGATGAGAAGGCATTACCAGGCTCTTGGTCTGCAATTTCACCCTCCGTTTTTAGGGTCCGGGGTGAGAGTTACTTCAA AGATAAACAGAAACATGTAGCAGAAGGTTACTGTCCTTATACTCCCATAGGTGTTGATTTGTTTGCTTGCTCACAAAAGATAAGTCATATTGCTCAGCACATTGAGCTTCCCACCGCTCAAGGGAACAGCAAATTGCCTCCACTACTGATTGTTAATATACAG ATGCCTACATATGCTCCTTCAATGTTCCTGGGTGACAGCGATGGTGAAGGCATAAGTCTGGTGCTGTATTTCAAGCTATCTGACAAAATCGACCAAGAAATTCCATCAGACTTCATAGACAGCATCAAG AGACTGGTAGACAATGAATCTGAGAAGCTTAAATCAGTGGTTCCTTACAGAGAAAGACTTAAAATCTTGTCGGGGGTGGTAAATCCGGAGGATCTTCAGTTGAGTTCTACTGAAAAGAGACTTCTTAATGCTTACAAGGACAAACCAGTTCTGTCACGCCCTCAGCATGATTTTTTCAAG GGACCTGACTATTTTGAAATCGACATTGATGTGCACCGCTTCAGTTATGTGTCAAGGAAAGCATTAGAATCATTACGAGAACGATTGAAAGCAGGAATTCTTGATCTCGGTTTGACTATTCAG GCTCAAAAGCCTGAGGAGCTACCAGAAAAGGTGTTGTGTTGCATGAGATTGAACAAACTCGATTTTGTAAATTGTGGCCAAATACCCACATTGATGACCCTCAATGATGACTAA
- the LOC110778788 gene encoding protein ENHANCED DISEASE RESISTANCE 2 isoform X2 has product MGGCVSTTHSRVAPHRKKYTRRSRKCRGKLSTIIGDAPIKRKSVSDTGSRISVSEFVQIDFEKGGTTTCRRSEVSNKSFHLTQVHWNHVDENGVCQEEAWFDSVSILESESDDDFISVFGGAHMLRPQAGLLIPCANGDEKALPGSWSAISPSVFRVRGESYFKDKQKHVAEGYCPYTPIGVDLFACSQKISHIAQHIELPTAQGNSKLPPLLIVNIQMPTYAPSMFLGDSDGEGISLVLYFKLSDKIDQEIPSDFIDSIKRLVDNESEKLKSVVPYRERLKILSGVVNPEDLQLSSTEKRLLNAYKDKPVLSRPQHDFFKGPDYFEIDIDVHRFSYVSRKALESLRERLKAGILDLGLTIQAQKPEELPEKVLCCMRLNKLDFVNCGQIPTLMTLNDD; this is encoded by the exons ATGGGTGGATGTGTATCGACTACACACTCTAGAGTTGCTCCTCACAGGAAGAAGTACACTCGAAGGTCAAGGAAATGTCGTGGAAAGTTGAGCACAATCATAGGGGATGCTCCTATAAAAAGGAAATCAGTTAGTGATACAGGAAGCCGCATATCGGTGAGCGAGTTTGTTCAAATTGACTTTGAAAAGGGAGGCACCACTACTTGCAGGAGATCCGAGGTTTCTAATAAATCCTTCCATTTAACTCAGGTGCATTGGAACCATGTCGATGAAAATG GAGTCTGCCAGGAAGAAGCATGGTTTGATTCAGTGAGCATACTAGAATCTGAATCTGACGATGATTTTATCAGTGTTTTCGGAG GTGCACACATGTTACGTCCCCAAGCAGGATTGTTGATTCCTTGTGCAAATGGTGATGAGAAGGCATTACCAGGCTCTTGGTCTGCAATTTCACCCTCCGTTTTTAGGGTCCGGGGTGAGAGTTACTTCAA AGATAAACAGAAACATGTAGCAGAAGGTTACTGTCCTTATACTCCCATAGGTGTTGATTTGTTTGCTTGCTCACAAAAGATAAGTCATATTGCTCAGCACATTGAGCTTCCCACCGCTCAAGGGAACAGCAAATTGCCTCCACTACTGATTGTTAATATACAG ATGCCTACATATGCTCCTTCAATGTTCCTGGGTGACAGCGATGGTGAAGGCATAAGTCTGGTGCTGTATTTCAAGCTATCTGACAAAATCGACCAAGAAATTCCATCAGACTTCATAGACAGCATCAAG AGACTGGTAGACAATGAATCTGAGAAGCTTAAATCAGTGGTTCCTTACAGAGAAAGACTTAAAATCTTGTCGGGGGTGGTAAATCCGGAGGATCTTCAGTTGAGTTCTACTGAAAAGAGACTTCTTAATGCTTACAAGGACAAACCAGTTCTGTCACGCCCTCAGCATGATTTTTTCAAG GGACCTGACTATTTTGAAATCGACATTGATGTGCACCGCTTCAGTTATGTGTCAAGGAAAGCATTAGAATCATTACGAGAACGATTGAAAGCAGGAATTCTTGATCTCGGTTTGACTATTCAG GCTCAAAAGCCTGAGGAGCTACCAGAAAAGGTGTTGTGTTGCATGAGATTGAACAAACTCGATTTTGTAAATTGTGGCCAAATACCCACATTGATGACCCTCAATGATGACTAA
- the LOC110790590 gene encoding uncharacterized protein translates to MESGDENAIDSSNNCENTRKIEHMQSEEAQHAIESSVNAPSTEEKATNTKEDDIHYEKVDNAVVSSLHTNPTEENISETEKTEEDVAKTEEECDIIRNENMQRIDGEQETVLQTTSTESTISIQKSVPEIEYNRVPQAKERIKHTMKFTTEEVQTTSEVIPIKRRHLYWIMIKGDVHGVKAALILDNDQRNESEKLEVTTENKESEKLEDNTKEHEKEEMPLKNQKETENAETEPTKSEEKKEEKTEADELRLPTVTTHSNELEAKEHEKEEMPLKNKKETENAEAEPTKSEEQKEEKTEADELRLPTVTTHSNELEASSSGTKAITEEKEDEELEMAIQLAIANSLENNDSKNESNKEEKDDEQVHYDNEKEQEEDLVETENDETDDEEVGDEEKNDNSDREIPRTATGWENVKKPTGCPMEKKDSREEDDNAEDDENQNTDDDENQNAETDEEENDENKSTNLKSTSRYAISTN, encoded by the exons ATGGAGTCAGGTGACGAAAATGCAATTGATTCTTCGAACAACTGCGAAAATACAAG gaAAATCGAGCACATGCAAAGCGAGGAAGCTCAACACGCAATCGAATCTAGTGTCAATGCTCCTTCAACAGAAGAAAAAGCTACAAATAC CAAGGAGGATGACATACACTACGAAAAGGTTGATAATGCAGTTGTTTCAAGTCTTCATACAAATCCTACAGAAGAAAATATTTCAGAAAC AGAAAAAACAGAAGAGGATGTTGCCAAAACAGAGGAGGAATGTGACATTATAAG GAATGAGAATATGCAAAGAATAGACGGTGAACAAGAGACCGTGTTGCAAACAACTTCAACTGAATCAACAATTTCGATTCAAAA GAGTGTTCCTGAAATTGAATACAATAGAGTCCCTCAAGCGAAAGAAAGGATTAAACATACCATGAAATTTACTACGGAAGAGGTACAAACCACTTCTGAAGTAATTCCAATCAAGAG GCGGCACCTATATTGGATAATGATCAAAGGTGATGTTCATGGAGTGAAGGCGGCACTTATATTGGACAATGATCAAAG GAATGAATCGGAAAAGTTGGAAGTAACAACTGAGAATAAAGAATCTGAGAAGTTGGAAGATAACACAAAAGAGCATGAAAAGGAAGAGATGCCCCtgaaaaatcaaaaagaaacaGAAAATGCCGAGACAGAGCCAACAAAATCAGAGGAAAAGAAGGAAGAGAAGACAGAAGCTGATGAGTTAAGGCTGCCAACTGTTACAACTCATTCAAATGAGTTAGAAGCAAAAGAGCATGAAAAGGAAGAGATGCccctgaaaaataaaaaagaaacagaaAATGCCGAGGCAGAGCCAACAAAATCAGAGGAACAGAAGGAAGAGAAGACAGAAGCTGATGAGTTAAGGCTGCCAACTGTTACAACTCATTCAAATGAGTTAGAAGCATCATCTTCAGGAACAAAAGCAATTACTGAAGAAAAAGAAGATGAGGAGTTAGAAATGGCAATACAATTAGCAATTGCAAACTCGTTGGAAAACAATGATTCAAA GAATGAATCcaacaaagaagaaaaagatgATGAACAAGTTCATTATGATAATGAAAAGGAACAGGAAGAAGACCTCGTGGAAACAGAAAATGATGAAACAGATGATGAAGAAGTTGGTGATGAGGAAAAGAATGATAACAGTGACAGAGAAATACCAAGAACAGCTACAGG GTGGGAGAATGTTAAGAAACCAACTGGTTGCCCAATGGAGAAAAAGGATTCCAGGGAGGAGGATGATAATGCAGAAGATGATGAAAATCAGAACACTGACGATGATGAAAATCAAAACGCAGAAACTGATGAAGAAGAGAACGATGAGAATAAATCTACAAACCTCAAATCAACTTCAAGGTATGCAATATCAACTAATTAG
- the LOC130463409 gene encoding FK506-binding protein 3-like: MISLIENLEHINNSCPNINYNAFLLFNRQEVIEEDENINNDEIVASPPKRMKRKSIAPKTKVRSVTIEKQDEDPVEKDDEETDDDILISQFRVARTQPPRKRTKKQEKKDEKDVEKRGKGVVQKKAAKALGTRTPTRRSLRVQESVKAVEEEEEEREIVKETKRKVGRKPRKTVKKEESDISEEDE, from the coding sequence ATGATTAGTTTAATTGAGAATTTAGAACACATTAACAACTCATGTCctaatataaattataatgcattTTTACTGTTTAACAGGCAGGAAGTTATCGAAGAAGATGAGAACATTAACAATGATGAAATTGTTGCATCTCCTCCGAAAAGAATGAAGAGAAAAAGCATCGCACCAAAGACAAAAGTGCGATCAGTGACCATTGAGAAACAAGATGAAGATCCGGTGGAAAAAGACGATGAAGAAACAGATGATGATATACTGATTAGTCAGTTCAGAGTGGCAAGGACACAACCaccaagaaaaagaacaaaaaagcaAGAGAAAAAGGATGAAAAAGATGTTGAAAAAAGAGGAAAGGGAGTGGTACAGAAAAAGGCAGCAAAGGCCTTGGGAACAAGAACCCCAACAAGAAGAAGCTTAAGAGTACAAGAAAGTGTAAAAGCTGTtgaagaagaggaggaagagagagagattGTAAAGGAAACAAAAAGGAAAGTTGGGAGAAAGCCCCGTAAAACAGTGAAGAAAGAAGAATCTGACATCAGTGAAGAAGATGAATAA